The following coding sequences are from one Triticum aestivum cultivar Chinese Spring chromosome 5A, IWGSC CS RefSeq v2.1, whole genome shotgun sequence window:
- the LOC123107996 gene encoding pectinesterase, producing the protein MGRGSSLVLVLLVILLLNNDHASAVETLAWNDAGSTTTTTMPPWVQPRDRQLLDLTVGDMQVDMVVAKDASGHFSTVSEALDAARPVRGKRYVIYIKRGIYREEVVIRKNNIALIGDGINETVISVNKSRSGGGWASYDTAVVYAKGTMLMARDLTIENTAGREAGAAVALRSDSKHSVFYRCEFKGYEDTLLADSNRQFYRECIISGTVDFTYGNAKAVFQESLLLARAPLKGKHNVITAQGRDGPDGSSGFSFQNCRVTSHEDLNGAETYLGRPWRNHSHVVFMQSFLDGIVHPSGWVPWDKADGNVPPTVYYGEFANTGPGANLSKRVPWLHVMDAGQAEHCTGKRFIRGDEWLNATGVAYQPGL; encoded by the exons ATGGGTAGAGGCAGCTCGCTTGTATTGGTTCTCTTGGTGATCCTACTCCTCAACAACGACCACGCCTCAGCTGTAGAAACCTTAGCTTGGAATGATGCtggcagcaccaccaccaccaccatgcctcCGTGGGTGCAACCCAGGGACCGGCAGCTGTTGGACTTGACGGTCGGCGATATGCAGGTGGACATGGTGGTTGCCAAGGACGCGAGCGGTCACTTCAGCACTGTCAGCGAGGCCCTGGATGCAGCTCGGCCGGTGAGAGGGAAGAGGTACGTGATATACATAAAGAGGGGAATATATCGTGAGGAGGTGGTGATAAGGAAGAACAACATAGCGTTGATTGGGGATGGAATCAATGAGACGGTAATCTCCGTCAACAAGAGTAGAAGTGGTGGCGGGTGGGCCTCGTATGACACGGCCGTCGTTT ATGCCAAAGGCACAATGCTCATGGCGCGTGACCTCACCATTGAGAATACGGCGGGCAGGGAGGCGGGTGCAGCAGTGGCTCTCAGGTCAGACTCCAAACATTCGGTGTTCTATCGCTGCGAGTTCAAGGGATATGAGGACACGCTCCTCGCCGACTCCAATCGCCAGTTCTACCGGGAATGCATTATCTCCGGAACCGTGGACTTCACTTACGGCAATGCTAAGGCCGTGTTCCAGGAGAGCCTTCTCCTTGCACGTGCCCcgctgaaaggaaaacacaatgtTATTACAGCCCAAGGCCGCGACGGTCCTGACGGTTCCTCAGGCTTCTCGTTCCAGAATTGCAGGGTGACATCACATGAAGATCTCAACGGTGCCGAGACGTACTTAGGTAGGCCGTGGAGGAACCATTCCCATGTGGTCTTCATGCAGTCTTTCCTCGACGGCATCGTGCATCCCAGCGGATGGGTTCCATGGGACAAAGCAGACGGCAACGTCCCGCCTACAGTTTATTACGGCGAGTTCGCGAACACAGGCCCTGGGGCAAACTTGAGCAAGCGTGTGCCCTGGCTCCACGTTATGGACGCTGGTCAAGCTGAGCATTGCACGGGGAAGCGATTCATCCGTGGGGACGAGTGGCTCAACGCCACCGGAGTCGCGTACCAGCCTGGGCTGTAG